One genomic window of Coregonus clupeaformis isolate EN_2021a chromosome 12, ASM2061545v1, whole genome shotgun sequence includes the following:
- the LOC121578189 gene encoding kelch repeat and BTB domain-containing protein 12-like: protein MDLRAKHSLGLLDQLRKMRETEKLTDVVLVAEGISFPCHRVVLSAFSPYFRVMFTCGLRECNTREVFLRDTPADSLSLLLNYMYCSELPLNNANVQGVSVAAFLLQMDEVFNRCQSHMRENMDASNCLGVYYYARDLGAEELADHAQRYLRTHFVQVCMSEEILELEAHQLGALLSSDDLNVSREETILDVVLRWVRQDTLGDWVEDGRSRHLAELLRKVRLPLVAPDYLKEAMKRNMSLLADAECLEMMEEALEATGMHPAAAPRKLKLRYGMETTDLLLCIGNEGGGIRSRYGNYSERSFCYAPSTGRTYYITSPRYGDVLGFVCAGVVTEGNEIVVAGEAGVRKMARQTDRNVEIFRYRVEAQGTWEHLSSAEYRDSYALGALGDTIYLLGGQMKLKNQYLITNCVERWSLQGGPWRSAAPLPMPLAYHSVVRLKDRLYVLGGRTPQSWRMDDEPDRLSNRLLEYDPETNKWTELGPMKHSKYRCSAVVLNGEIYVMGGIGCEGVDRGQSRRCLDAVEIYNPDGDFWRDGPTMPSPQLSLRSNASNAGVVGGKLYVCGYYKGADRHEDIIKDILELDPWENCWTVVARHVLMHDAYDVCLVASLNPRELMSPPADLVTQ, encoded by the exons ATGGATCTGAGAGCTAAACACAGTCTGGGTCTTCTGGACCAGCTGAGGaagatgagggagacagagaagctGACAGATGTGGTGCTTGTGGCTGAGGGCATCAGCTTCCCCTGCCACCGCGTGGTCCTCTCAGCCTTCAGCCCTTACTTCCGGGTCATGTTCACCTGTGGCCTGCGGGAGTGCAATACTAGGGAAGTATTTCTGCGTGACACCCCAGCCGATAGCCTGAGTCTATTGTTGAACTACATGTACTGTTCTGAGCTCCCACTCAACAACGCAAATGTACAGGGGGTGTCCGTCGCTGCCTTCCTTCTACAGATGGACGAGGTGTTCAACCGCTGCCAGAGCCACATGAGGGAGAACATGGACGCTTCCAACTGCCTCGGGGTGTACTACTACGCCCGTGACCTGGGAGCCGAGGAGCTGGCCGACCATGCCCAGAGATACCTACGGACACACTTCGTTCAGGTGTGTATGAGCGAGGAGATTCTAGAACTAGAGGCCCATCAGCTTGGGGCGCTGCTGAGCTCTGACGACCTCAACGTGTCACGGGAGGAGACCATCCTGGACGTGGTGCTGCGCTGGGTCAGGCAGGACACTCTGGGAGACTGGGTGGAGGACGGGCGGAGTAGACACCTGGCTGAGCTCCTGAGGAAGGTGCGCCTCCCCCTGGTGGCCCCTGACTACCTGAAGGAGGCCATGAAGAGGAATATGTCCCTTCTGGCAGATGCAGAGTGTCTGGAGATGATGGAGGAGGCTCTGGAGGCCACTGGGATGCATCCTGCAGCTGCTCCCCGGAAACTGAAGCTCCGCTATGGGATGGAGACCACAGATCTGCTGCTCTGCATCGGCAACGAGGGCGGAGGGATCCGATCGCGGTATGGAAATTATTCAGAACGCAGCTTCTGCTATGCCCCCTCCACGGGCCGCACCTACTACATCACGTCCCCACGCTATGGAGATGTTCTGGGATTCGTGTGTGCCGGGGTCGTCACCGAGGGCAACGAGATTGTGGTGGCTGGGGAGGCAGGAGTGAGGAAAATGGCCAGGCAGACGGACAGGAATGTGGAGATATTCAG GTACAGGGTGGAGGCCCAGGGGACCTGGGAGCACCTGAGCTCAGCTGAATACCGAGACTCATACGCGCTGGGGGCACTGGGTGATACTATTTACCTACTGGGAGGCCAGATGAAGCTGAAGAACCAGTACCTCATCACCAACTGTGTGGAGCGCTGGTCCCTGCAGGGTGGGCCTTGGCGTAGTGCCGCCCCGCTACCCATGCCACTGGCCTATCATAGTGTGGTCCGTCTGAAGGACCGCCTCTACGTGCTCGGGGGTCGAACTCCACAG TCCTGGCGGATGGACGACGAGCCAGACCGCTTGAGTAACCGTCTGTTGGAGTATGACCCTGAGACAAACAAGTGGACAGAGCTGGGTCCCATGAAGCACTCCAAGTACCGCTGTAGTGCTGTGGTGCTCAATGGGGAAATCTACGTGATGG GGGGCATCGGCTGTGAGGGGGTAGATCGTGGGCAGTCCCGTCGTTGCCTTGATGCTGTGGAGATCTACAACCCTGATGGAGACTTCTGGAGAGATGGGCCCACTATGCCCTCTCCGCAGCTATCGCTACGCAGCAATGCCTCCAACGCCGGAGTGGTGGGGGGCAAGCTATATGTGTGCGGATACTACAAGGGAGCTG ATCGTCATGAGGACATAATCAAGGACATCCTGGAACTAGACCCATGGGAGAACTGCTGGACCGTGGTGGCCCGCCATGTTCTGATGCATGATGCCTACGACGTCTGCTTGGTGGCAAGCCTCAATCCCCGGGAGCTCATGTCTCCCCCGGCAGACCTAGTAACTCAGTGA